In Bosea sp. PAMC 26642, the DNA window CTGCGGGGATGGTGATCGTGGCACTGGTGGCGCCGGTAAAGTCGGATCCGGCAATGGCCGTGCCGTTGACGGTCGAGTAGGTCACGATCACATCGTTGGCCTGAGCGGTGTTCAGACTGAAGGTGATGGTCGCACTTGGGCTCGTTCCCTCGGTGACCGTGGCCGGCGCGGCCGCGACCGAGACCTGCGGCACGACCGGAGCGGGATCGTTGTCGAGGATCGTCACCGTCGCCGGGCCGCCCGTGGCGATGGCCGCGCCGTTCAGCGTGGCGCCACCGAGCGCGACGGAGAAGCTTTCGCTCGGCTCAAAGGTGGTGTCGTTCAGGATCGCGATCGTCGTCGAGACGCTGGTCTGCCCGGCCGGGATCGTGATCGTGGCGCTGGTGGCGCCAGCGAAATCCGATCCGGCGATCGCGGTCCCGTTCACCGTCGAGTAGGTCACAACCACATCGCTGGCCTGGGCCGAATTCAGGCTGAAGGTCAGGGTGGTGTTCGGACTGGTGCCTTCTGTCACCGAAGCCGGCACGGCCGCGACCGAGACCTGCGGAGCGGGCGGAACCGGGGGGCCACCGCTGGTCACAAGCTTGAAGTTGTCGAGCAGCGCGCCGAAACCGTCGCCGCCCTGGCTTGCGACCTCGCGGATGGCGAGACGATCCTGGCCGCCGGTTCCGGTCAGGGCGACGTTGAACACCGCCCATGCTGCGCCGGGCGTCGTGGTCGCCACGACGACGTCGTTCCAGACGATCTCGACCCCTTGCGTCGTGGTCGAGACGCCCGGCCGGCTCCGCAGGTCGAAGCTCAGATTGTAGGCCTGGCCCGCGACGGTCTGCACGCTCTGTCCGAAGCCGTCGCGCAGCCAGTTGTAGTCGAGCTCTGCGAAGGTGGTGCCGTCTGTGGCGACGACGCCGTTATGGGCGTTCCAGAGCTCGATCGAACCCCCGCCCGCGATGGCCGTCCAGCCCGGGATCGCCTGGAACGCGCCGTAATTGTTGGCCCCGACGCTGGCCATCTCCAGCGAGCCGTTGACGAGCAGGTTGGTCCCGGTCGGAAGGCTGTCATTGTCGAGAATCGTCACCGGCGCAGGCCCGCCGATGGTGATTGGAGCGCCGTTCAGCGTAGCGCTTGCGAGCGCTACCGTGAAGCTCTCACTCGCTTCGAAGCTTGTGTCGTTGAGGATGGCAAGCGTGGTCGAGACGCTGGTCTGTCCTGCGGGGATCGTGATCGTGGCGCTGGTGGCAGCGGTGAAATCGGAGCCCGCGACTGCGGTTCCGTTCACCGTCGAATAAGTCACGATCACATCGTTGGCCTGGGCAGTGTTCAGACTGAATGTGACGGTGGTGCTAGCGCTCGTGCCTTCGGTAACCGTGGCCGGTACCGCCGCAACCGAGACCTGCGGCACGACCGGAGCGGGATCGTTGTCGAGGATCGTCACCGTCGCCGGACCGCCCGTGGCGATGGCCGCGCCGTTCAGGGTGGCGCCGCCTAGTGCGACCGTAAAGCTCTCGCTCGGCTCGAAGATGGTGTCGTTCAGGATCGCGAGGGTGGTCGAGATGCTGGTTTGGCCGGCCGGGATGGTGATCGTGGCGTTGGTGGCAGCGGTGAAGTCGGAGCCCGCGACGGCCGTGCCGTTCACCGTCGAGTAGGTCACGATCACGTCTCTGGCCTGGGCGGTATTCAGGCTGAAGGTCAGGGTCGCGCTCGGATTGGTGCCCTCTGTAACGGAAGCCGGCACGGCCGCGACCGAGACCTGCGGAACGACGGGAACCGGAGGGCCGCCGCTGGAGACAAGCCGGAAGTTGTCGAGCAACGCACCAAAGCCGTCGGTTCCCTCACTGGCGACCTCGCGAATGGTGAGGCGGTCCTGGCCGGTGCCGGTCAGGGCCACGGTGAAGGGGGCCCAGGCAGTGCCGGGCGTGGTGGTCGCCACGACCACGTCGTTCCAGACGATCTCGACGCCTTGCGTCGTGGAGGCAACGTTCGGCCGGGCTCGAAGATCGAAGGTCAGCGCGTAAGCTTGACCCGCGACGGTCTGCACGCTCTGCGTAAAGCCATCGTAACCATAGTCGAAGTCGAGTTCGGCGAAGTTGGTGCCGCTGCTTGCGACCACGCCGTTATGGGCGTTCCACAACTCGATCGTGCCGCCGGTCAGCGCAGTCCAGCCCGGAATGGTCTGGAACGCGCCATAGCCGTTGACCCCGACGCTCGACGCCTCGAGCGATCCATTGACGAGAAGATTGGTCCCGGTCGGGATCGGTTCGTTGTCGAGGATGGAGACTGTCGCAGGTGCCCCGACAGCGATGGCAGCGCCGTTGAGCCTCGCACTGGCGAGTGCCACGGAAAACGTCTCGAGGGACTCAAAGGCGGTGTCGTTGAGGATGGCGATCGTGGTCGAAACGCTGGTCTGGCCGGCCGGGATGATGATCGTGGCGTCGCTCACGCCGGTGAAGTCGGAGCCGGCAACCGCGCTGCCATTGAGGGTCGAGTAGGTAACGAGCACATCGCTCGCCTGGATCTCGTTCAGGCTGAAGGTGATGGTTGCGCTGGGACTGGTGCCTTCGGTGACCGAGGCCGGTGTCCCGGCGACACTGACTCTTGGCCCATCTGCGGAAAAGATCTGAAGCCGCCCGATCCCGCCGGTCGTTGCCCCCGCTTCCTCGCGCTCGCCCAGATCTGCATAATAGACGTATCCATCCGGCCCCTGGACAAAATGCACGGGCGCGAATGCCGAACTCGAAGTATAGAGATACTTGACATCTTGGCGATTGTTTGAATCGATCGTAAAGACATGGCCGAAGGGAAAGTTCGTGAAAAAATAGTCGCCCTGAAATTCGGTCGGATAACGGTTGCCCGAATAGACGAGCGAACCTCCGGTGATGGCCTGATTCTGGAAGCCTGGGACGGCTCCCGCATGCCCGAAGCTCGCATAGGGCGGAACCACAAGGATCGAGCCGTTGTTCACGCCTGCATAGAACGCCGCTGCATTCGGCAATGCATTATAGCCACTGGTCTGACTCAGCACCCCGCCTTCGCGGCCCTCGAACCAGGGCCATCCGAAATTGGCGCCGGGGCCGGCGGAGTTGATCTCCTCATAGGCGTTCCAGCCGGTATCCGTGATGAAAAGCCGCCCGACGGGGTCGAACGCGATCGAGAACGGGTTTCGCAATCCGTATTGAAAAACCTTCGAAATGTTGGAGTCGAGGTTCTGGCCCGGTTGGTAGAACGGGTTGTCGGTCAATCCGTCGCCGGTCAGCGGATCGACCCGCAGGATCTTGCCGGACAGGCTGTTGAGGTTCTGGACGTCCGGTGCGCGCGGGTCGGCGTAGTTGGGCGAGGCGCCGTCTCCGATCGAGATATAGAGTTTCCCGTCGGGCCCGAAAGCGAGCGACCCGCCGGCATGGGTCATCGAATCGACCTTGATGTAGTCCTGCTTGATGCCGCCGACGACCAGCGGGGGTTGGGACGCGTTCGGGTTGAGGTACCTTTCCGATGAGGGCAGCGAAGCGAAGGCCGGATCCGAGAAATCCTGGTTGCCGCTGCCGTTGATGTCGGCGCGCGTCTGCCCCGTCGCACCGGCAATGACGACGCCGCTGCCGGGAACGACCCGCAGGTAACCCTCATCGGCATCGGCCGTGAAGCGGACCACATGGGCAAAGCGGTTTCCGGGGTAGTCCGCGCCGACGCCGGGCGGATCCACCACGTAGAACGCATAGAGGTAAGGGTTGTTCGCGAAATCAGGGTGGAGCGCGATGTCCAGCAGCCCACGGTCGTTGAATTCGTTGACCTGACCTCGGAGGTCGATGAACGCGCCCAGATCCGCCCCGGTCTGCGTATTGAAGGTGCGGATAAGCCCACCCTTCTCGGCCACGTAGACGATGTTTGGGTTTATCGGCGAGAATTCGAAGTTGAGCGGCTGGTCCAGATTCCGGATGACGGGCTCGACGACGACCTGGTAGTCCGAGATGAGCGGCGGATTGACCGGCGGCAGAACCGGGTTCTCGTCGTCCAGGATATTGATCCGCAACGTCCGGGGCACGCCGAGCGTCCCGCTGTCCAGACTGACCAAAGAGACGATGAACGTCTCGGTCGCTTCGTTGAGTGCGTCATTGACGAGATCGAAGGGGACGGTGACGCGATCCTGCCCCGCCTCGAACCTGACGACGCCCGATGAGCCGATGAAGTCGGCTCCTTGCGCCGCGGATTCCGAAGTCACATCGTAGGTGACGTTGACGGGCGAACTGAGATCGCCGGTTCGCAGGAACGTGGCCGTGATACGTCCGTCCCGCTCGCCGAAGTTAACCTCCGTCGCGGCCTGGAAGATCGTGCCACTCATAACCTACCTCACCGATCGAAGGATGGTCGTCGCCATGAG includes these proteins:
- a CDS encoding Calx-beta domain-containing protein — protein: MSGTIFQAATEVNFGERDGRITATFLRTGDLSSPVNVTYDVTSESAAQGADFIGSSGVVRFEAGQDRVTVPFDLVNDALNEATETFIVSLVSLDSGTLGVPRTLRINILDDENPVLPPVNPPLISDYQVVVEPVIRNLDQPLNFEFSPINPNIVYVAEKGGLIRTFNTQTGADLGAFIDLRGQVNEFNDRGLLDIALHPDFANNPYLYAFYVVDPPGVGADYPGNRFAHVVRFTADADEGYLRVVPGSGVVIAGATGQTRADINGSGNQDFSDPAFASLPSSERYLNPNASQPPLVVGGIKQDYIKVDSMTHAGGSLAFGPDGKLYISIGDGASPNYADPRAPDVQNLNSLSGKILRVDPLTGDGLTDNPFYQPGQNLDSNISKVFQYGLRNPFSIAFDPVGRLFITDTGWNAYEEINSAGPGANFGWPWFEGREGGVLSQTSGYNALPNAAAFYAGVNNGSILVVPPYASFGHAGAVPGFQNQAITGGSLVYSGNRYPTEFQGDYFFTNFPFGHVFTIDSNNRQDVKYLYTSSSAFAPVHFVQGPDGYVYYADLGEREEAGATTGGIGRLQIFSADGPRVSVAGTPASVTEGTSPSATITFSLNEIQASDVLVTYSTLNGSAVAGSDFTGVSDATIIIPAGQTSVSTTIAILNDTAFESLETFSVALASARLNGAAIAVGAPATVSILDNEPIPTGTNLLVNGSLEASSVGVNGYGAFQTIPGWTALTGGTIELWNAHNGVVASSGTNFAELDFDYGYDGFTQSVQTVAGQAYALTFDLRARPNVASTTQGVEIVWNDVVVATTTPGTAWAPFTVALTGTGQDRLTIREVASEGTDGFGALLDNFRLVSSGGPPVPVVPQVSVAAVPASVTEGTNPSATLTFSLNTAQARDVIVTYSTVNGTAVAGSDFTAATNATITIPAGQTSISTTLAILNDTIFEPSESFTVALGGATLNGAAIATGGPATVTILDNDPAPVVPQVSVAAVPATVTEGTSASTTVTFSLNTAQANDVIVTYSTVNGTAVAGSDFTAATSATITIPAGQTSVSTTLAILNDTSFEASESFTVALASATLNGAPITIGGPAPVTILDNDSLPTGTNLLVNGSLEMASVGANNYGAFQAIPGWTAIAGGGSIELWNAHNGVVATDGTTFAELDYNWLRDGFGQSVQTVAGQAYNLSFDLRSRPGVSTTTQGVEIVWNDVVVATTTPGAAWAVFNVALTGTGGQDRLAIREVASQGGDGFGALLDNFKLVTSGGPPVPPAPQVSVAAVPASVTEGTSPNTTLTFSLNSAQASDVVVTYSTVNGTAIAGSDFAGATSATITIPAGQTSVSTTIAILNDTTFEPSESFSVALGGATLNGAAIATGGPATVTILDNDPAPVVPQVSVAAAPATVTEGTSPSATITFSLNTAQANDVIVTYSTVNGTAIAGSDFTGATSATITIPAGQTSVSTALAILNDTSFEASESFTVALASATLNGAPITVGGPATVAILDNDSLPTGTNLLVNGSLEMASVGANNYGAFQSIPGWTAIAGGGSIELWNAHNGVVATDGTTFAELDYNWLRDGFGQSVQTVGGQAYNLSFDLRSRPGVSTTTQGVEIVWNDVVVATTTPGAAWAVFNVALTGTGGQDRLAIREVASQGGDSFGALLDNFRLVSSGGPPVPVVPQVSVAAVPASVTEGTNPSATLTFSLNSAQASDVIVTYSTVNGTAVAGSDFTGATSATVTIPAGQTSVSTTLAILNDTIFEPSESFSVALGGATLNGAAIATGGPDTVTILDNDPAPVVPQVSAAAAPATVTEGTNPSTTLTFTLNTAQAGDVVVTYSTVNGTAVAGSDFTGATGATITIPAGQTSISTTLAILNDTTFEPSESFTVTLGGATLNGTPIAIGGTAAVTILDNDPLPTGTNLLVNGSLEMASVGANNYGAFQSIPGWTAIAGGGSIELWNAHNGVVATDGTTFAELDYNWLRDGFGQSVQTVAGQAYNLSFDLRSRPGVSTTTQGVEIVWNDVVVATTTPGAAWAVFNVALTGTGGQDRLAIREIASQGGDGFGALLDNFKLVAPAPPSVQSFSALTVSDVFEFAPADPADSMIVASRFGEDLPQTAEVNFDSGFIPDTIANEPDAKIAADPTALDPTWPADSSDEADPNAIWRPDGTSQLRPEDFWIQPTF